In Bombus pyrosoma isolate SC7728 linkage group LG2, ASM1482585v1, whole genome shotgun sequence, a genomic segment contains:
- the LOC122576798 gene encoding nuclear pore complex protein Nup50 isoform X1: MLSAYCNTKMAGKRAASTDLNHDNWDDEEKPEEAGTFKKASDDVLEKRIVKKAKRRLQNSEDGTRSVFGTFTGFKTKTTTSASPFSFLANNNTNISANDMASKTVTNVDKPSNNETPKTNENGTDKREENTEIQTSSTMFTSKNSTSDQEEQNIFKKSTDYFAKLKGLNESVAQWIKTHVDANPFCILTPIFKDYERYLKEIEAKHGSEIEKSTQAQCNDNSEIANTDKKIESSPFGRTHAKSPLKSAEWKPEKSIFGNINPVSKSIFKKSEHTVNTGKPIFSTDQNSDSPKSVFDNNDQKSGSKSIFGSTGTEKNPFLSKSPTASDKSEEQETKSDSKPTTTIVTNTTITSSFATTNTTTFCFGQSSATSNTSTGFSFGSTKPFTFGAQVVQPQEPEDEGKDDENEEPPKADFKPVTEEGAIYEQRCKVFVKKDGNFTDRGIGTLFLKPTPNEKTQLLVRAETSLGNLLLNTLLTESIPTKRMNKNTIMLVCLPMPESTPPPVPVLLRVKTDEDADVLLEALNKHKK; the protein is encoded by the exons ATGTTAAGTGCATACTGCAATACAA aAATGGCTGGTAAGAGGGCTGCATCTACAGACCTGAATCATGACAATTGGGATGATGAAGAAAAACCTGAAGAAGCAGGAACATTTAAAAAAGCTTCTGATGATGTATTAGAAAAACGTATTGTTAAAAAAGCTAAGAGACGTTTACAAAATTCAGAA GATGGTACCAGAAGTGTATTTGGTACGTTTACAGgttttaaaacaaaaactaCAACTAGTGCTTCACCCTTTAGCTTTTtagctaataataatactaatattagTGCTAATGATATGGCTTCTAAGACAGTTACGAATGTAGACAAGCCTTCAAATAATGAAACTCCAAAAACTAATGAAAATGGAACTGATAAGagggaagaaaatacagaaatacaaACTTCATCAACTATGTTCACTAGTAAAAATAGTACTTCTGATCAGgaagaacaaaatatatttaaaaagtccACTGATTATTTTGCTAAATTAAAAGGGTTAAATGAAAGCGTGGCACAATGGATTAAAACTCATGTTGATGCAAATCCATTTTGTATCTTGACTCCAATTTTTAAGGATTATGAAAGGTATCTTAAGGAAATTGAAGCTAAACATGGAAGTGAGATTGAAAAATCAACACAAGCACAGTGTAATGACAACAGCGAAATTGCAAATACAGACAAAAAAATTGAGAGTTCTCCATTTGGAAGAACACATGCAAAGTCACCATTAAAATCTGCTGAATGGAAACCTGAAAAATCCATTTTTGGCAATATTAATCCAGTTTCTAAATCTATATTTAAGAAATCAGAACATACTGTAAATACTGGTAAACCTATCTTTAGTACAGATCAGAATTCAGACTCGCCTAAATCTGtttttgataataatgatCAAAAATCTGGTAGCAAAAGCATATTTGGAAGTACAGGTACTGAAAAAAATCCATTCTTGAGTAAGTCACCTACTGCATCTGATAAATCAGAAGAGCAAGAAACAAAATCAGATTCAAAACCTACTACTACTATTGTTACTAATACCACTATTACTAGTTCTTTTGCTACAACAAATACAACTACCTTTTGTTTTGGTCAAAGTTCTGCTACGAGTAATACATCAACTGGATTTAGTTTTGGaag TACCAAACCATTTACATTTGGAGCTCAAGTAGTACAGCCACAAGAACCTGAGGATGAAGGAAAAGatgatgaaaatgaagaacCACCAAAAGCAGATTTTAAACCAGTAACAGAAGAAGGTGCCATATATGAACAAAG gTGTAAagtttttgttaaaaaagatGGTAATTTTACTGATCGAGGTATAGGAACACTATTCTTAAAACCAACTCCAAATGAAAAAACACAATTATTAGTACGTGCAGAAACGTCTTTGGGAAATTTACTGCTCAATACTTTATTAACTGAAAGTATTCCAACAAAACGTATgaacaaaaatacaataatgttAGTTTGTTTACCAATGCCTGAATCTACACCACCTCCAGTACCAGTATTATTAAGAGTAAAAACAGATGAAGACGCCGATGTATTATTGGAAGCACTCaacaaacataaaaaataa
- the LOC122576798 gene encoding nuclear pore complex protein Nup50 isoform X2, translating into MAGKRAASTDLNHDNWDDEEKPEEAGTFKKASDDVLEKRIVKKAKRRLQNSEDGTRSVFGTFTGFKTKTTTSASPFSFLANNNTNISANDMASKTVTNVDKPSNNETPKTNENGTDKREENTEIQTSSTMFTSKNSTSDQEEQNIFKKSTDYFAKLKGLNESVAQWIKTHVDANPFCILTPIFKDYERYLKEIEAKHGSEIEKSTQAQCNDNSEIANTDKKIESSPFGRTHAKSPLKSAEWKPEKSIFGNINPVSKSIFKKSEHTVNTGKPIFSTDQNSDSPKSVFDNNDQKSGSKSIFGSTGTEKNPFLSKSPTASDKSEEQETKSDSKPTTTIVTNTTITSSFATTNTTTFCFGQSSATSNTSTGFSFGSTKPFTFGAQVVQPQEPEDEGKDDENEEPPKADFKPVTEEGAIYEQRCKVFVKKDGNFTDRGIGTLFLKPTPNEKTQLLVRAETSLGNLLLNTLLTESIPTKRMNKNTIMLVCLPMPESTPPPVPVLLRVKTDEDADVLLEALNKHKK; encoded by the exons ATGGCTGGTAAGAGGGCTGCATCTACAGACCTGAATCATGACAATTGGGATGATGAAGAAAAACCTGAAGAAGCAGGAACATTTAAAAAAGCTTCTGATGATGTATTAGAAAAACGTATTGTTAAAAAAGCTAAGAGACGTTTACAAAATTCAGAA GATGGTACCAGAAGTGTATTTGGTACGTTTACAGgttttaaaacaaaaactaCAACTAGTGCTTCACCCTTTAGCTTTTtagctaataataatactaatattagTGCTAATGATATGGCTTCTAAGACAGTTACGAATGTAGACAAGCCTTCAAATAATGAAACTCCAAAAACTAATGAAAATGGAACTGATAAGagggaagaaaatacagaaatacaaACTTCATCAACTATGTTCACTAGTAAAAATAGTACTTCTGATCAGgaagaacaaaatatatttaaaaagtccACTGATTATTTTGCTAAATTAAAAGGGTTAAATGAAAGCGTGGCACAATGGATTAAAACTCATGTTGATGCAAATCCATTTTGTATCTTGACTCCAATTTTTAAGGATTATGAAAGGTATCTTAAGGAAATTGAAGCTAAACATGGAAGTGAGATTGAAAAATCAACACAAGCACAGTGTAATGACAACAGCGAAATTGCAAATACAGACAAAAAAATTGAGAGTTCTCCATTTGGAAGAACACATGCAAAGTCACCATTAAAATCTGCTGAATGGAAACCTGAAAAATCCATTTTTGGCAATATTAATCCAGTTTCTAAATCTATATTTAAGAAATCAGAACATACTGTAAATACTGGTAAACCTATCTTTAGTACAGATCAGAATTCAGACTCGCCTAAATCTGtttttgataataatgatCAAAAATCTGGTAGCAAAAGCATATTTGGAAGTACAGGTACTGAAAAAAATCCATTCTTGAGTAAGTCACCTACTGCATCTGATAAATCAGAAGAGCAAGAAACAAAATCAGATTCAAAACCTACTACTACTATTGTTACTAATACCACTATTACTAGTTCTTTTGCTACAACAAATACAACTACCTTTTGTTTTGGTCAAAGTTCTGCTACGAGTAATACATCAACTGGATTTAGTTTTGGaag TACCAAACCATTTACATTTGGAGCTCAAGTAGTACAGCCACAAGAACCTGAGGATGAAGGAAAAGatgatgaaaatgaagaacCACCAAAAGCAGATTTTAAACCAGTAACAGAAGAAGGTGCCATATATGAACAAAG gTGTAAagtttttgttaaaaaagatGGTAATTTTACTGATCGAGGTATAGGAACACTATTCTTAAAACCAACTCCAAATGAAAAAACACAATTATTAGTACGTGCAGAAACGTCTTTGGGAAATTTACTGCTCAATACTTTATTAACTGAAAGTATTCCAACAAAACGTATgaacaaaaatacaataatgttAGTTTGTTTACCAATGCCTGAATCTACACCACCTCCAGTACCAGTATTATTAAGAGTAAAAACAGATGAAGACGCCGATGTATTATTGGAAGCACTCaacaaacataaaaaataa
- the LOC122576773 gene encoding protein lin-9 homolog isoform X1, protein MAEMIESESAETLLSIKNGGYPSIDEIKSEVIDDDTMDMDDQQISNNSTDSHMDTEESDPIPELGPAALGLQRVGSQPPPKPNPPSQPVQVLNRRGMPARIRKKNKLFYDDILVNHPHHRIKKDPSHPDTKHSPRKVSRPSPAKKQNRITSEPRKNNNMLSQPVSSTMTPIKQEKEPDKPMPPSSPDRKIGQKIGMRLRNLLKLPKAHKWVCYEWFYSNIDKTLFEGDNDFMICLKESFPQLKTRKLTRVEWCKIRRMMGKPRRCSQSFFEEERRELERKRQKIRMLQQRKAADINSFKDLPPEIPLQLVIGTKVTARLRKPQDGLFTGSIDAVDTSNNTYRITFERAGLGTHSVPDYEVLSNEPPETISVASFAQKFRPRHVQYVPSPPYAMKLMSPRLNSDPLISNASVSLPKKSHIGGTMNGYPLKLLEFMVKVNKILAAKKVKIKKLKEMNSEAEKRRSFGELLPPDFERKYAGIVVELEKMNTALQDFLNDVQELCQEMAPEPSVAAMLAPSHLREKCRQEAADMIARHNSVNDREPGKMSQLVTDLTALMLQVKSLSDSDRNAYELKVLQGTMEQIRAKLSPQNQQVFQNCVEIHMQHIQLGLGQRGALTPFMAQRA, encoded by the exons ATGGCGGAGATGATTGAAA gTGAATCTGCTGAAACTCTATTATCTATAAAGAATGGAGGATATCCATCAATTGATGAGATCAAAAGCGAAGTGATCGATGATGATACAATGGATATGGATGATCagcaaatttcaaataattcaacaGACTCCCATATGGACACTGAAGAATCTGATCCAATTCCTGAACTTGGCCCTGCAGCTTTAGGTTTACAAAGAGTAGGTAGCCAACCTCCTCCAAAACCAAATCCTCCTAGCCAACCAGTTCAAGTTTTAAATCGAAGGGGAATGCCAGCAAGgattagaaagaaaaacaaattattttatgatgaTATATTAGTTAACCATCCTCATCATag aattaaaaaggATCCGTCACATCCGGATACAAAACATTCTCCTAGAAAAGTATCTCGTCCGTCTCCTgcaaaaaaacaaaatagaataacCAGTGAGccaagaaaaaataataatatgttaagCCAACCTGTATCGTCTACAATGACTCCAATTAAACAAGAGAAAGAACCTGATAAACCAATGCCACCTTCATCTCCGGATCGTAAAATTGGACAAAAGATTGGTATgagattaagaaatttattgaaattaccaAAAGCACACAAATGGGTTTGTTACGAGTGGTTTTATAGTAACATTGATAA GACTCTTTTTGAAGGAGACAATGATTTTATGATTTGTTTAAAAGAATCATTTCCACAATTAAAAACTCGGAAATTAACACGAGTTGAATGGTGCAAGATAAGAAGAATGATGGGTAAACCACGAAGATGTTCACAGTCGTTTTTTGAGGAAGAAAGACGAGAActggaaagaaagagacaaaAAATTCGAATGTTGCAACAAAGAAAGGCTGCTGATATTAATAGTTTCAAAGATTTACCACCAGAAATACCATTACAATTGGTAATAGGAACCAAAGTTACAGCAAGACTGAGAAAACCACAGGACGGTTTATTCACTGGAAGTATTGATGCTGTGGATACTAGTAATAACACTTACAGAATTACATTTGAACGCGCCGGACTTGGAACGCATAGTGTTCCAGATTATGAAGTACTG TCAAATGAACCACCGGAAACGATAAGTGTAGCCTCATTTGCACAGAAGTTTAGACCACGACACGTACAATACGTACCATCTCCACCATATGCCATGAAATTAATGTCACCGCGTTTAAACAGCGATCCTTTAATATCGAATGCTTCTGTATCTTTACCAAAGAAATCTCATATTGGTGGAACAATGAATGGTTATCCTTTAAAATTGTTGGAATTTATggttaaagtaaataaaatattagctGCTAAGAAggtcaaaataaaaaaattaaaagagatgAACAGCGAGGCAGAAAAAAGACGTTCGTTTGGAGAACTGTTGCCACCagattttgaaagaaaatatgcaGG tatCGTAGTTGAATTGGAAAAGATGAATACCGCTTTGCAAGATTTTCTTAATGACGTTCAAGAACTTTGTCAAGAAATGGCTCCGGAACCTAGTGTTGCAGCTATGTTAGCTCCTTCTCATCTGCGTGAAAAATGTAGACAGGAAGCTGCAGATATGATTGCAAGACATAATAGTGTTAATGACAGGGAACCCGGAAAGATGTCTCAATTAGTAACAGATTTAACAGCCCTTATGCTTCAAGTAAAG AGTTTATCTGATTCAGATCGTAATGCATATGAATTAAAAGTGCTACAAGGCACAATGGAGCAAATACGTGCAAAATTAAGTCCACAAAATCAACaagtttttcaaaattgtgTTGAAATACACATGCAACATATACAATTAGGTTTGGGACAAAGAGGTGCTTTAACGCCATTTATGGCCCAAAGAGCTTAG
- the LOC122576773 gene encoding protein lin-9 homolog isoform X2, with protein sequence MQGESAETLLSIKNGGYPSIDEIKSEVIDDDTMDMDDQQISNNSTDSHMDTEESDPIPELGPAALGLQRVGSQPPPKPNPPSQPVQVLNRRGMPARIRKKNKLFYDDILVNHPHHRIKKDPSHPDTKHSPRKVSRPSPAKKQNRITSEPRKNNNMLSQPVSSTMTPIKQEKEPDKPMPPSSPDRKIGQKIGMRLRNLLKLPKAHKWVCYEWFYSNIDKTLFEGDNDFMICLKESFPQLKTRKLTRVEWCKIRRMMGKPRRCSQSFFEEERRELERKRQKIRMLQQRKAADINSFKDLPPEIPLQLVIGTKVTARLRKPQDGLFTGSIDAVDTSNNTYRITFERAGLGTHSVPDYEVLSNEPPETISVASFAQKFRPRHVQYVPSPPYAMKLMSPRLNSDPLISNASVSLPKKSHIGGTMNGYPLKLLEFMVKVNKILAAKKVKIKKLKEMNSEAEKRRSFGELLPPDFERKYAGIVVELEKMNTALQDFLNDVQELCQEMAPEPSVAAMLAPSHLREKCRQEAADMIARHNSVNDREPGKMSQLVTDLTALMLQVKSLSDSDRNAYELKVLQGTMEQIRAKLSPQNQQVFQNCVEIHMQHIQLGLGQRGALTPFMAQRA encoded by the exons ATGCAAG gTGAATCTGCTGAAACTCTATTATCTATAAAGAATGGAGGATATCCATCAATTGATGAGATCAAAAGCGAAGTGATCGATGATGATACAATGGATATGGATGATCagcaaatttcaaataattcaacaGACTCCCATATGGACACTGAAGAATCTGATCCAATTCCTGAACTTGGCCCTGCAGCTTTAGGTTTACAAAGAGTAGGTAGCCAACCTCCTCCAAAACCAAATCCTCCTAGCCAACCAGTTCAAGTTTTAAATCGAAGGGGAATGCCAGCAAGgattagaaagaaaaacaaattattttatgatgaTATATTAGTTAACCATCCTCATCATag aattaaaaaggATCCGTCACATCCGGATACAAAACATTCTCCTAGAAAAGTATCTCGTCCGTCTCCTgcaaaaaaacaaaatagaataacCAGTGAGccaagaaaaaataataatatgttaagCCAACCTGTATCGTCTACAATGACTCCAATTAAACAAGAGAAAGAACCTGATAAACCAATGCCACCTTCATCTCCGGATCGTAAAATTGGACAAAAGATTGGTATgagattaagaaatttattgaaattaccaAAAGCACACAAATGGGTTTGTTACGAGTGGTTTTATAGTAACATTGATAA GACTCTTTTTGAAGGAGACAATGATTTTATGATTTGTTTAAAAGAATCATTTCCACAATTAAAAACTCGGAAATTAACACGAGTTGAATGGTGCAAGATAAGAAGAATGATGGGTAAACCACGAAGATGTTCACAGTCGTTTTTTGAGGAAGAAAGACGAGAActggaaagaaagagacaaaAAATTCGAATGTTGCAACAAAGAAAGGCTGCTGATATTAATAGTTTCAAAGATTTACCACCAGAAATACCATTACAATTGGTAATAGGAACCAAAGTTACAGCAAGACTGAGAAAACCACAGGACGGTTTATTCACTGGAAGTATTGATGCTGTGGATACTAGTAATAACACTTACAGAATTACATTTGAACGCGCCGGACTTGGAACGCATAGTGTTCCAGATTATGAAGTACTG TCAAATGAACCACCGGAAACGATAAGTGTAGCCTCATTTGCACAGAAGTTTAGACCACGACACGTACAATACGTACCATCTCCACCATATGCCATGAAATTAATGTCACCGCGTTTAAACAGCGATCCTTTAATATCGAATGCTTCTGTATCTTTACCAAAGAAATCTCATATTGGTGGAACAATGAATGGTTATCCTTTAAAATTGTTGGAATTTATggttaaagtaaataaaatattagctGCTAAGAAggtcaaaataaaaaaattaaaagagatgAACAGCGAGGCAGAAAAAAGACGTTCGTTTGGAGAACTGTTGCCACCagattttgaaagaaaatatgcaGG tatCGTAGTTGAATTGGAAAAGATGAATACCGCTTTGCAAGATTTTCTTAATGACGTTCAAGAACTTTGTCAAGAAATGGCTCCGGAACCTAGTGTTGCAGCTATGTTAGCTCCTTCTCATCTGCGTGAAAAATGTAGACAGGAAGCTGCAGATATGATTGCAAGACATAATAGTGTTAATGACAGGGAACCCGGAAAGATGTCTCAATTAGTAACAGATTTAACAGCCCTTATGCTTCAAGTAAAG AGTTTATCTGATTCAGATCGTAATGCATATGAATTAAAAGTGCTACAAGGCACAATGGAGCAAATACGTGCAAAATTAAGTCCACAAAATCAACaagtttttcaaaattgtgTTGAAATACACATGCAACATATACAATTAGGTTTGGGACAAAGAGGTGCTTTAACGCCATTTATGGCCCAAAGAGCTTAG